The proteins below are encoded in one region of Neodiprion virginianus isolate iyNeoVirg1 chromosome 7, iyNeoVirg1.1, whole genome shotgun sequence:
- the LOC124309511 gene encoding titin-like, with the protein MKKLLLVSVFFFANAEVLITDVDQPIPITEVSAVAGFKARLPCEVAPSSRGDVLFMVLWYNEKIDGEPVYSLDVRGRGFDQAKLWSDPNGFGSRALMNVNASPAELVIDDLLASDAGVYRCRVDFKNSPTRNVKIKLTVIVQPDRPVVLDANRRTIEKVSPIYNEGSNLTLFCETWGGSPSPRLTWYLGNEVMDDTYYREKDEVTVNRLDIPRITRKFFGARLVCLANNNRLVPPLMTEIVMNVNLKPFAVNITSKEPNLSAFRTYEINCTSFGSRPKAVITWWKGDHQVKHMARNFAEFPNVTKSILSYVPTIEDDGKYLTCRAENPEVPNSALEDRWHLVIHYLPIVTIRIGSSINARDIKEGDDVYFECNIKANPKAYKLSWFKNGKELHQNVSIGIIFSDRSLVLQSLTRHSTGDYTCLAANTEGKSSSEPVTLEVMYAPICKEGSVMQVVGALKHETISLFCGIQSRPPPTNFHWTFNNSGELVDVPSTRYSQVETVRLLTSQWHGSRLNYTPSSEMDYGTIACWARNQVGRQKNPCLFQIIVAGRPYPLHNCTAVQSTGPYAYRMGLDEGRGSDSREADWLIVRCTEGFDGGLPVTSFELEVYSEETVSRANTIFSSNQTDRLGSQGPIFEVPGLEPGRNYRLLLYAVNAKGKSDPVVLEPITLKGVAMYTTGRDSSENKKDYSLLVACFAGGVTAACILVVGVTLTLYRRSHPSRLAKVPQDADREVREYSELRKDERRPPRDPRPQDLQDPSQDEEPDVIPIKVDRRPDIFEPTYAAKPERIKNFPSNIERFGYPSSPSSVLHGKDSWIYSEGFTERPSPPGNPLISPLRPNTLPVVRNHDNICTRSSRVQESSI; encoded by the exons TACCCATCACCGAGGTTTCAGCGGTCGCGGGTTTCAAGGCCCGGCTACCTTGCGAGGTGGCCCCCTCTTCACGAGGCGACGTTCTCTTCATGGTTCTCTGGTACAATGAGAAAATTGACGGCGAGCCGGTTTACAGCCTCGATGTACGGGGGCGAGGCTTCGATCAGGCCAAGTTATGGTCGGACCCAAACGGCTTCGGCAGCCGCGCCCTGATGAATGTTAACGCCAGTCCGGCCGAGCTGGTCATCGACGATCTGCTCGCCTCTGACGCAGGCGTTTACAGATGCAGGGTAGACTTCAAGAACAGTCCGACTAGAAATGTCAAGATCAAATTGACCGTAATCG TCCAGCCAGATCGGCCAGTGGTGCTGGACGCGAATCGGCGAACGATTGAAAAGGTATCGCCGATATACAACGAGGGTTCAAATTTGACCCTGTTCTGCGAGACCTGGGGTGGAAGTCCATCTCCGAGGCTGACATGGTATCTTGGCAACGAAGTGATGGACGACACCTATTACAGGGAGAAAGACGAGGTCACTGTAAACCGCCTGGACATACCCAGGATAACAAGAAAGTTTTTTGGAGCTCGTTTGGTGTGCCTGGCCAACAACAACAGGCTGGTACCACCTCTGATGACGGAAATAGTGATGAACGTGAACC TGAAACCGTTCGCCGTCAACATAACCAGCAAGGAGCCGAACCTCTCGGCGTTCAGAACCTACGAGATAAACTGTACCAGCTTCGGGTCGAGACCAAAGGCTGTGATAACGTGGTGGAAAGGAGATCACCAGGTGAAGCACATGGCAAGAAAC TTTGCAGAGTTTCCAAACGTGACGAAAAGCATCCTGAGCTACGTGCCGACAATCGAGGACGACGGGAAGTATCTGACATGTCGAGCTGAGAACCCGGAAGTGCCTAACAGCGCTCTAGAGGACAGATGGCATTTGGTTATCCATT ACCTGCCGATTGTGACGATAAGGATAGGCTCGAGCATCAACGCTCGGGACATAAAGGAGGGCGACGACGTTTACTTCGAATGCAACATTAAGGCCAATCCAAAGGCCTACAAGCTCTCTTGGTTCAAGAACGGCAAAGAACTGCATCAGAACGTCTCGATCGGCATTATATTTAGCGATCGTTCTCTAGTTCTCCAAAGCCTGACTCGCCACTCGACCGGCGACTACACTTGCCTGGCCGCAAACACCGAGGGCAAGTCTTCCAGTGAGCCGGTCACCCTTGAGGTCATGT ACGCGCCGATCTGCAAGGAGGGATCGGTGATGCAGGTCGTCGGTGCGTTGAAGCATGAGACGATATCCTTGTTCTGTGGCATCCAGTCACGACCACCGCCGACCAATTTTCATTGGACATTCAACAATTCCGGTGAACTTGTCGACGTACCGTCGACTCGTTATTCGCAGGTAGAGACTGTCAGACTGTTGACCAGCCAGTGGCACGGCTCTCGTCTCAACTACACACCGTCTTCCGAAATGGACTATGGGACCATCGCCTGCTGGGCCAGGAACCAAGTTGGCAGACAAAAGAACCCTTGCCTCTTCCAGATCATCGTTGCCGGTCGACCCTATCCGCTTCACAATTGCACTGCCGTTCAGTCCACCGGGCCCTACGCCTACAGAATGG GACTGGACGAGGGTAGAGGTTCGGATTCGCGTGAGGCTGATTGGCTGATAGTGAGATGCACCGAGGGTTTCGACGGTGGTTTACCAGTGACGAGTTTCGAGCTGGAGGTTTACAGCGAGGAGACAGTTTCCCGGGCGAACACGATATTCTCCTCGAACCAGACGGACCGACTAGGCTCCCAAGGTCCGATATTCGAGGTGCCGGGCCTGGAACCAGGCCGAAACTACAGACTGTTGCTCTACGCGGTGAACGCCAAGGGGAAGAGCGACCCGGTTGTCCTGGAGCCGATAACGTTGAAAGGGGTGGCGATGTACACGACGG GTCGAGATTCCTCGGAAAACAAGAAGGACTACAGCCTGCTGGTCGCGTGTTTCGCCGGTGGTGTAACGGCGGCGTGCATCCTGGTCGTCGGTGTGACGTTGACGCTGTATCGTCGCAGCCACCCGTCGCGTCTGGCGAAGGTCCCGCAGGATGCGGATAGGGAGGTACGGGAATACAGCGAGTTGCGTAAGGACGAGAGGCGGCCGCCGCGGGATCCGAGGCCGCAGGACCTCCAGGACCCCTCGCAGGACGAGGAGCCCGACGTTATCCCGATAAAGGTCGACCGTCGGCCGGACATCTTCGAGCCGACGTACGCGGCGAAACCGGAACGGATAAAAAACTTCCCCTCGAACATCGAGCGTTTCGGTTATCCCTCATCGCCGTCCTCCGTCCTCCACGGCAAGGACTCGTGGATATACTCCGAGGGTTTCACGGAGCGCCCTTCGCCCCCAGGAAACCCCCTAATTAGCCCCCTTCGTCCCAACACCCTTCCCGTCGTCCGTAATCACGATAATATCTGCACGCGGAGTTCCCGCGTTCAGGAAAGTTCTATATAA